A single region of the Brassica rapa cultivar Chiifu-401-42 chromosome A03, CAAS_Brap_v3.01, whole genome shotgun sequence genome encodes:
- the LOC117132489 gene encoding putative defensin-like protein 110: MAITKKFLVAFVLTILCVISFLRCHKTSDRTSGTDLLNSLLPFFLYYFCECVYTGVMIIISIGFGVESDYNCYTVAPCEGGGERGCTAFCKRMKLIPMPGRGVCNAENVCCCAIN; the protein is encoded by the coding sequence ATGGCTATCACCAAAAAGTTTTTGGTTGCATTTGTTCTTACCATCCTCTGTGTCATATCTTTTTTACGATGCCATAAAACATCTGATAGAACTTCTGGTACTGACTTGTTAAACTCTTTACTTCCATTTtttctatattatttttgtgaatGTGTATATACCGGTGTTATGATTATTATTTCAATAGGTTTTGGAGTAGAGAGTGATTATAATTGCTACACAGTAGCTCCCTGTGAAGGCGGAGGGGAAAGAGGCTGCACTGCGTTTTGTAAGAGAATGAAGCTTATACCAATGCCAGGTCGAGGCGTTTGTAATGCTGAAAACGTATGTTGTTGTGCTATCAATTAA
- the LOC103856647 gene encoding subtilisin-like protease SBT4.13 isoform X2, with amino-acid sequence MGNLRAASSCLLSCLLVLFLSSVSAVTDDPQDGQKVYIVYMGSLPSRADYTPMSHHMSILQEVTKESSIEGRLVRSYKRSFNGFAARLTTSELKRVGEMKGVVSVFPNKKLRLQTTVSWDFMGLKQGKSTKRNLNVESDTIIGVLDSGITPESQSFSDKGFGPPPKRWKGVCSGGQNFTCNNKLIGARDYTSEGARDTEGHGTHTASTAAGNAVADTSFFGIGNGTVRGGVPASRIAAYKVCNLAGCSSEALLSAFDDAIADGVDIITISIGDIGASKFVDDPIAIGAFHAMTKGILTVAAAGNSGPQESTVSAVAPWILTAAASTTNRGFFTQVVLGNGKTLVGKAVNAFDMKGQKYPLVYGKSALSSVCNTEYAESCEPQCLRESLVKGKVLVCSSRDTVGAVESVGAIAIIYKSDKPDVAFIDPLPASGLSEKDYESLVSYIESTDSPQATVLRTEAIFNQTSPVIGSFSSRGPNTIAVDILKPDITAPGVDILAAYSPVGELSDQDTRHVDYTVLSGTSMSCPHVAGVAAYVKSFYPNWSLSMIQSAIMTTAWPVNATGTGIASTEFAYGSGHVNPIAALDPGLVYELGKEDHIAFLCGLNYTSDTLKIISGETVSCSKENKLLQRNLNYPSMSARLSGSDNSFTVSFNRTVTNVGTPNSTYTSKVAAGHGSKLTIMVTPSVLYFKTVNEKQSFKVTVTGSDLSSKLPSSANLIWSDGRHNVRSPIVVYTDSY; translated from the exons ATGGGGAATTTACGAGCAGCTTCCTCTTGCCTACTCTCCTGTCTCCTTGTCTTGTTCTTGAGTTCAGTTTCAGCAGTCACAGATGATCCTCAAGATGGACAG AAGGTGTATATCGTCTACATGGGTTCACTTCCTTCACGAGCGGACTACACACCAATGTCCCATCACATGAGTATTCTTCAAGAGGTCACTAAAGAAAG TTCGATCGAAGGCCGTTTGGTGAGAAGTTACAAGAGGAGTTTCAACGGGTTCGCTGCCCGGCTCACTACGTCGGAACTTAAACGAGTAGGCG AAATGAAAGGAGTTGTGTCTGTGTTCCCGAACAAGAAGTTACGACTCCAAACGACTGTGTCTTGGGACTTCATGGGTTTAAAGCAAGGCAAAAGCACAAAGAGGAACCTAAACGTGGAAAGTGATACCATTATCGGAGTCCTCGACAGTGGGATCACGCCTGAATCTCAAAGCTTTTCCGACAAAGGCTTTGGTCCTCCTCCTAAGAGATGGAAAGGTGTTTGTTCTGGCGGTCAAAATTTCACATGCAACAA TAAATTGATTGGGGCAAGAGACTACACAAGCGAAGGTGCTAGGGACACTGAAGGCCATGGTACACACACAGCATCCACCGCGGCTGGAAACGCAGTCGCGGACACAAGCTTCTTCGGAATAGGCAACGGAACCGTAAGAGGAGGCGTCCCAGCCTCTAGAATCGCCGCTTACAAAGTCTGTAACCTGGCAGGATGTAGCTCGGAAGCTCTCTTGTCTGCATTCGACGACGCTATAGCAGACGGTGTGGATATAATCACCATCTCCATCGGTGATATTGGAGCGTCCAAGTTCGTAGACGACCCCATCGCCATTGGGGCTTTTCACGCTATGACCAAAGGTATTCTCACTGTTGCCGCGGCTGGTAACAGCGGTCCGCAAGAAAGTACAGTCTCTGCTGTAGCGCCGTGGATTTTAACGGCTGCAGCTAGTACCACGAACCGTGGGTTTTTCACACAAGTTGTTCTAGGAAACGGCAAGACACTTGTC GGGAAAGCGGTGAATGCTTTCGATATGAAAGGACAAAAGTACCCACTGGTGTACGGAAAGTCTGCTCTTTCGTCCGTGTGCAACACGGAATATGCAGA GTCTTGTGAGCCACAGTGTCTAAGAGAATCACTTGTGAAGGGAAAGGTCCTAGTGTGTAGTAGTCGGGATACTGTGGGGGCGGTTGAATCAGTAGGAGCTATTGCAATCATTTACAAAAGCGATAAGCCTGACGTGGCATTTATTGACCCCTTACCTGCTTCTGGTTTATCAGAAAAAGACTATGAATCTCTCGTCTCTTACATTGAGTCCACAGA TTCTCCACAAGCGACTGTTCTAAGAACTGAAGCAATCTTTAATCAGACTTCTCCCGTCATTGGTTCTTTCTCTTCTCGTGGTCCAAACACCATTGCTGTTGATATTCTCAAG CCGGATATAACAGCACCGGGGGTGGATATCCTCGCTGCATATTCACCTGTTGGTGAACTGTCTGATCAAGATACTAGACATGTGGATTACACTGTTCTCTCCGGAACTTCCATGTCTTGTCCGCATGTTGCAGGTGTGGCTGCCTATGTCAAATCGTTTTACCCTAATTGGTCTCTTTCCATGATTCAATCTGCCATCATGACAACTG CTTGGCCGGTAAATGCTACTGGAACTGGCATTGCATCGACCGAGTTTGCTTATGGATCTGGACATGTCAACCCGATAGCCGCTCTAGATCCTGGACTTGTCTACGAACTAGGCAAAGAAGACCACATTGCCTTTCTCTGTGGCTTGAACTACACGTCAGATACCCTTAAAATCATCTCTGGTGAAACAGTCTCGTgctcaaaagaaaacaaactctTACAAAGAAACCTAAACTATCCTTCCATGTCGGCTCGATTATCAGGATCTGATAACTCCTTCACGGTCAGTTTCAACAGAACAGTCACCAATGTTGGTACACCGAACTCTACATACACATCAAAGGTAGCCGCGGGTCATGGATCTAAGCTCACCATCATGGTCACGCCTAGTGTACTGTATTTTAAGACAGTCAACGAGAAGCAATCGTTCAAGGTAACTGTTACAGGCAGTGATCTCAGTTCAAAACTGCCTTCGTCTGCAAATCTAATCTGGTCTGATGGGAGACATAACGTCAGAAGTCCCATTGTTGTTTATACTGATAGTTACTAG
- the LOC103856647 gene encoding subtilisin-like protease SBT4.13 isoform X1 — MGNLRAASSCLLSCLLVLFLSSVSAVTDDPQDGQKVYIVYMGSLPSRADYTPMSHHMSILQEVTKESSIEGRLVRSYKRSFNGFAARLTTSELKRVGGEGLRLRQIYIGMFFFLVQVWLNNYFYVSLEMKGVVSVFPNKKLRLQTTVSWDFMGLKQGKSTKRNLNVESDTIIGVLDSGITPESQSFSDKGFGPPPKRWKGVCSGGQNFTCNNKLIGARDYTSEGARDTEGHGTHTASTAAGNAVADTSFFGIGNGTVRGGVPASRIAAYKVCNLAGCSSEALLSAFDDAIADGVDIITISIGDIGASKFVDDPIAIGAFHAMTKGILTVAAAGNSGPQESTVSAVAPWILTAAASTTNRGFFTQVVLGNGKTLVGKAVNAFDMKGQKYPLVYGKSALSSVCNTEYAESCEPQCLRESLVKGKVLVCSSRDTVGAVESVGAIAIIYKSDKPDVAFIDPLPASGLSEKDYESLVSYIESTDSPQATVLRTEAIFNQTSPVIGSFSSRGPNTIAVDILKPDITAPGVDILAAYSPVGELSDQDTRHVDYTVLSGTSMSCPHVAGVAAYVKSFYPNWSLSMIQSAIMTTAWPVNATGTGIASTEFAYGSGHVNPIAALDPGLVYELGKEDHIAFLCGLNYTSDTLKIISGETVSCSKENKLLQRNLNYPSMSARLSGSDNSFTVSFNRTVTNVGTPNSTYTSKVAAGHGSKLTIMVTPSVLYFKTVNEKQSFKVTVTGSDLSSKLPSSANLIWSDGRHNVRSPIVVYTDSY; from the exons ATGGGGAATTTACGAGCAGCTTCCTCTTGCCTACTCTCCTGTCTCCTTGTCTTGTTCTTGAGTTCAGTTTCAGCAGTCACAGATGATCCTCAAGATGGACAG AAGGTGTATATCGTCTACATGGGTTCACTTCCTTCACGAGCGGACTACACACCAATGTCCCATCACATGAGTATTCTTCAAGAGGTCACTAAAGAAAG TTCGATCGAAGGCCGTTTGGTGAGAAGTTACAAGAGGAGTTTCAACGGGTTCGCTGCCCGGCTCACTACGTCGGAACTTAAACGAGTAGGCGGTGAGGGTCTTCGATTGAGACAGATTTATAttggaatgtttttttttttggtccaaGTATGGTTGAATAACTATTTCTATGTTTCCTTAGAAATGAAAGGAGTTGTGTCTGTGTTCCCGAACAAGAAGTTACGACTCCAAACGACTGTGTCTTGGGACTTCATGGGTTTAAAGCAAGGCAAAAGCACAAAGAGGAACCTAAACGTGGAAAGTGATACCATTATCGGAGTCCTCGACAGTGGGATCACGCCTGAATCTCAAAGCTTTTCCGACAAAGGCTTTGGTCCTCCTCCTAAGAGATGGAAAGGTGTTTGTTCTGGCGGTCAAAATTTCACATGCAACAA TAAATTGATTGGGGCAAGAGACTACACAAGCGAAGGTGCTAGGGACACTGAAGGCCATGGTACACACACAGCATCCACCGCGGCTGGAAACGCAGTCGCGGACACAAGCTTCTTCGGAATAGGCAACGGAACCGTAAGAGGAGGCGTCCCAGCCTCTAGAATCGCCGCTTACAAAGTCTGTAACCTGGCAGGATGTAGCTCGGAAGCTCTCTTGTCTGCATTCGACGACGCTATAGCAGACGGTGTGGATATAATCACCATCTCCATCGGTGATATTGGAGCGTCCAAGTTCGTAGACGACCCCATCGCCATTGGGGCTTTTCACGCTATGACCAAAGGTATTCTCACTGTTGCCGCGGCTGGTAACAGCGGTCCGCAAGAAAGTACAGTCTCTGCTGTAGCGCCGTGGATTTTAACGGCTGCAGCTAGTACCACGAACCGTGGGTTTTTCACACAAGTTGTTCTAGGAAACGGCAAGACACTTGTC GGGAAAGCGGTGAATGCTTTCGATATGAAAGGACAAAAGTACCCACTGGTGTACGGAAAGTCTGCTCTTTCGTCCGTGTGCAACACGGAATATGCAGA GTCTTGTGAGCCACAGTGTCTAAGAGAATCACTTGTGAAGGGAAAGGTCCTAGTGTGTAGTAGTCGGGATACTGTGGGGGCGGTTGAATCAGTAGGAGCTATTGCAATCATTTACAAAAGCGATAAGCCTGACGTGGCATTTATTGACCCCTTACCTGCTTCTGGTTTATCAGAAAAAGACTATGAATCTCTCGTCTCTTACATTGAGTCCACAGA TTCTCCACAAGCGACTGTTCTAAGAACTGAAGCAATCTTTAATCAGACTTCTCCCGTCATTGGTTCTTTCTCTTCTCGTGGTCCAAACACCATTGCTGTTGATATTCTCAAG CCGGATATAACAGCACCGGGGGTGGATATCCTCGCTGCATATTCACCTGTTGGTGAACTGTCTGATCAAGATACTAGACATGTGGATTACACTGTTCTCTCCGGAACTTCCATGTCTTGTCCGCATGTTGCAGGTGTGGCTGCCTATGTCAAATCGTTTTACCCTAATTGGTCTCTTTCCATGATTCAATCTGCCATCATGACAACTG CTTGGCCGGTAAATGCTACTGGAACTGGCATTGCATCGACCGAGTTTGCTTATGGATCTGGACATGTCAACCCGATAGCCGCTCTAGATCCTGGACTTGTCTACGAACTAGGCAAAGAAGACCACATTGCCTTTCTCTGTGGCTTGAACTACACGTCAGATACCCTTAAAATCATCTCTGGTGAAACAGTCTCGTgctcaaaagaaaacaaactctTACAAAGAAACCTAAACTATCCTTCCATGTCGGCTCGATTATCAGGATCTGATAACTCCTTCACGGTCAGTTTCAACAGAACAGTCACCAATGTTGGTACACCGAACTCTACATACACATCAAAGGTAGCCGCGGGTCATGGATCTAAGCTCACCATCATGGTCACGCCTAGTGTACTGTATTTTAAGACAGTCAACGAGAAGCAATCGTTCAAGGTAACTGTTACAGGCAGTGATCTCAGTTCAAAACTGCCTTCGTCTGCAAATCTAATCTGGTCTGATGGGAGACATAACGTCAGAAGTCCCATTGTTGTTTATACTGATAGTTACTAG
- the LOC103856648 gene encoding subtilisin-like protease SBT4.11 isoform X2, with translation MVKRGPFPSFLSCLLVLLFSSSIIAITHDGQDKQEYIVYMGSLPSQADYAPMSHHMSILQEIVGESLMEGRLLRSYKRSFNGFAARLTDSEREQVAGMEGVVSVFPNKKLKLQTTASWDFMGLKEGKGTKRNPSVESETIIGVLDGGIWPESESFSDKGFGPPPKKWKGACAGGENFTCNNKLIGARHYSPGDARDSSGHGTHTASIAAGNAVPNASFFGLGYGTMRGAVPASRIAAYRVCAGECRDDILLSAFDDAIADGVDIITISVGSIDVYPLEEDPIAIGAFHAMSKGILTVNAAGNTGPNIASVTSLAPWMLTVAASTTNRVFVTKVVLGDGKTLVGRSVNVFDLKGKKFPLVYGKSAASSASNATCAEFASSSSSSRDCMPDCLDASLVKGKILVCNISFPYVAYTKGAVAAIVKDGSDWAQMEGLPVSGLEEDDFESFLSYINSSNSPEAAVLKSETIFNQTAPKVLSFSSRGPNIIVPDILKPDITAPGLEIVAANSLKALPFYDDTTHVKYSVESGTSMSCPHVAGVAAYVKTFHPEWSPSMIKSALMTTAWSMNATQTDYASTEFAYGSGHVDPIAASNPGLVYDITKADYMAFLCGMNYNATTVKLISGEAVTCTEKILPRDLNYPSMSAKLSGSNVSFTVTFKRTVTNVGGSNSTYKSKVVLTHGAKLNVMVSPRVLYMKSMNEKQSFTVTVSGRGLDPKMPSSASLIWSDRTHNARSPIVIYAGIFRS, from the exons ATGGTGAAACGAGGACCTTTCCCTAGCTTCCTCTCATGTCTCCTTGTCTTGTTGTTCTCATCTTCAATCATAGCAATCACACACGATGGTCAAGATAAACAG GAGTATATCGTCTACATGGGTTCACTTCCTTCTCAAGCAGACTACGCACCAATGTCCCATCACATGAGTATTCTTCAAGAGATCGTGGGAGAGAG TTTGATGGAAGGTCGTTTGTTGAGAAGTTACAAGAGGAGTTTTAACGGGTTTGCAGCCCGTCTCACTGATTCGGAACGAGAACAAGTAGCCG GTATGGAGGGAGTTGTGTCTGTGTTTCCAAACAAGAAATTAAAACTCCAAACGACGGCGTCTTGGGACTTCATGGGGCTAAAGGAAGGAAAAGGAACGAAACGGAATCCTTCTGTGGAGAGTGAGACAATTATTGGAGTTTTAGACGGTGGAATATGGCCGGAATCAGAAAGCTTTTCTGACAAAGGCTTTGGTCCTCCTCCAAAGAAATGGAAGGGAGCTTGTGCCGGTGGCGAGAACTTCACCTGCaacaa CAAGCTGATTGGAGCAAGACACTACTCACCAGGAGACGCTAGGGACTCAAGTGGCCACGGTACACACACTGCATCTATCGCGGCTGGAAACGCAGTCCCGAACGCCAGCTTCTTCGGGCTCGGCTATGGAACCATGAGAGGTGCCGTTCCAGCCTCTAGAATCGCCGCTTACAGAGTCTGCGCCGGAGAATGTAGAGACGATATCCTACTCTCCGCGTTCGATGACGCTATCGCCGACGGTGTTGACATCATCACCATATCTGTAGGTAGTATCGATGTGTACCCGTTGGAAGAAGACCCGATCGCAATAGGAGCATTTCACGCTATGTCGAAAGGGATACTCACTGTGAACGCGGCTGGGAACACTGGTCCGAATATAGCCTCTGTCACGAGCTTAGCACCGTGGATGTTAACCGTTGCGGCCAGCACAACGAACCGTGTGTTTGTCACCAAAGTGGTTCTTGGTGATGGCAAAACACTTGTC GGAAGATCAGTGAATGTTTTCGATCTTAAAGGAAAGAAGTTCCCCCTGGTGTACGGAAAATCTGCTGCTTCCTCTGCCTCCAATGCCACGTGCGCCGA atttgcttcttcttcttcttcttccaggGATTGCATGCCAGATTGTCTTGACGCATCTCTGGTGAAGGGAAAGATCTTGGTGTGCAATATATCTTTCCCCTACGTAGCTTATACAAAGGGAGCTGTAGCAGCTATTGTTAAAGATGGTTCAGACTGGGCTCAAATGGAGGGTTTACCTGTATCTGGCTTAGAAGAAGATGATTTTGAATCTTTCCTCTCTTACATTAACTCCTCAAA CTCTCCAGAAGCGGCTGTTCTTAAAAGTGAGACAATCTTTAATCAGACAGCTCCGAAAGTTCTTTCCTTCTCTTCTCGCGGTCCAAACATCATCGTTCCTGATATTCTCAAg CCGGATATAACAGCACCGGGACTGGAGATTGTGGCTGCAAATTCACTTAAGGCATTACCGTTTTATGACGACACCACACATGTGAAATACTCTGTTGAATCAGGAACTTCAATGTCTTGTCCACACGTCGCAGGAGTAGCTGCCTACGTCAAGACGTTTCATCCCGAATGGTCTCCTTCCATGATTAAATCTGCCCTTATGACAACAG CTTGGTCGATGAACGCTACACAAACTGATTATGCATCAACCGAGTTTGCTTATGGATCTGGCCATGTAGATCCAATAGCTGCTTCTAATCCAGGACTCGTCTACGATATAACCAAAGCAGACTACATGGCTTTCCTATGCGGCATGAACTACAATGCGACTACAGTGAAACTCATCTCCGGGGAAGCCGTCACTTGCACTGAAAAGATCTTACCTCGAGATCTCAACTATCCATCAATGTCGGCTAAATTGTCGGGATCTAATGTCTCCTTCACCGTCACTTTCAAGAGAACCGTTACTAACGTCGGTGGCTCCAACTCTACATACAAATCAAAAGTTGTTTTAACTCACGGAGCCAAGCTAAACGTCATGGTCTCGCCTCGTGTTCTATATATGAAGTCTATGAACGAAAAGCAGTCTTTCACTGTGACTGTTTCTGGCCGCGGTCTTGACCCAAAGATGCCTTCCTCTGCAAGTCTAATCTGGTCTGATAGGACTCATAATGCAAGAAGCCCCATTGTTATTTATGCTGGTATCTTCCGATCATAA
- the LOC103856648 gene encoding subtilisin-like protease SBT4.11 isoform X1, with the protein MVKRGPFPSFLSCLLVLLFSSSIIAITHDGQDKQEYIVYMGSLPSQADYAPMSHHMSILQEIVGESLMEGRLLRSYKRSFNGFAARLTDSEREQVAGMEGVVSVFPNKKLKLQTTASWDFMGLKEGKGTKRNPSVESETIIGVLDGGIWPESESFSDKGFGPPPKKWKGACAGGENFTCNNKLIGARHYSPGDARDSSGHGTHTASIAAGNAVPNASFFGLGYGTMRGAVPASRIAAYRVCAGECRDDILLSAFDDAIADGVDIITISVGSIDVYPLEEDPIAIGAFHAMSKGILTVNAAGNTGPNIASVTSLAPWMLTVAASTTNRVFVTKVVLGDGKTLVGRSVNVFDLKGKKFPLVYGKSAASSASNATCAEDCMPDCLDASLVKGKILVCNISFPYVAYTKGAVAAIVKDGSDWAQMEGLPVSGLEEDDFESFLSYINSSNSPEAAVLKSETIFNQTAPKVLSFSSRGPNIIVPDILKPDITAPGLEIVAANSLKALPFYDDTTHVKYSVESGTSMSCPHVAGVAAYVKTFHPEWSPSMIKSALMTTAWSMNATQTDYASTEFAYGSGHVDPIAASNPGLVYDITKADYMAFLCGMNYNATTVKLISGEAVTCTEKILPRDLNYPSMSAKLSGSNVSFTVTFKRTVTNVGGSNSTYKSKVVLTHGAKLNVMVSPRVLYMKSMNEKQSFTVTVSGRGLDPKMPSSASLIWSDRTHNARSPIVIYAGIFRS; encoded by the exons ATGGTGAAACGAGGACCTTTCCCTAGCTTCCTCTCATGTCTCCTTGTCTTGTTGTTCTCATCTTCAATCATAGCAATCACACACGATGGTCAAGATAAACAG GAGTATATCGTCTACATGGGTTCACTTCCTTCTCAAGCAGACTACGCACCAATGTCCCATCACATGAGTATTCTTCAAGAGATCGTGGGAGAGAG TTTGATGGAAGGTCGTTTGTTGAGAAGTTACAAGAGGAGTTTTAACGGGTTTGCAGCCCGTCTCACTGATTCGGAACGAGAACAAGTAGCCG GTATGGAGGGAGTTGTGTCTGTGTTTCCAAACAAGAAATTAAAACTCCAAACGACGGCGTCTTGGGACTTCATGGGGCTAAAGGAAGGAAAAGGAACGAAACGGAATCCTTCTGTGGAGAGTGAGACAATTATTGGAGTTTTAGACGGTGGAATATGGCCGGAATCAGAAAGCTTTTCTGACAAAGGCTTTGGTCCTCCTCCAAAGAAATGGAAGGGAGCTTGTGCCGGTGGCGAGAACTTCACCTGCaacaa CAAGCTGATTGGAGCAAGACACTACTCACCAGGAGACGCTAGGGACTCAAGTGGCCACGGTACACACACTGCATCTATCGCGGCTGGAAACGCAGTCCCGAACGCCAGCTTCTTCGGGCTCGGCTATGGAACCATGAGAGGTGCCGTTCCAGCCTCTAGAATCGCCGCTTACAGAGTCTGCGCCGGAGAATGTAGAGACGATATCCTACTCTCCGCGTTCGATGACGCTATCGCCGACGGTGTTGACATCATCACCATATCTGTAGGTAGTATCGATGTGTACCCGTTGGAAGAAGACCCGATCGCAATAGGAGCATTTCACGCTATGTCGAAAGGGATACTCACTGTGAACGCGGCTGGGAACACTGGTCCGAATATAGCCTCTGTCACGAGCTTAGCACCGTGGATGTTAACCGTTGCGGCCAGCACAACGAACCGTGTGTTTGTCACCAAAGTGGTTCTTGGTGATGGCAAAACACTTGTC GGAAGATCAGTGAATGTTTTCGATCTTAAAGGAAAGAAGTTCCCCCTGGTGTACGGAAAATCTGCTGCTTCCTCTGCCTCCAATGCCACGTGCGCCGA gGATTGCATGCCAGATTGTCTTGACGCATCTCTGGTGAAGGGAAAGATCTTGGTGTGCAATATATCTTTCCCCTACGTAGCTTATACAAAGGGAGCTGTAGCAGCTATTGTTAAAGATGGTTCAGACTGGGCTCAAATGGAGGGTTTACCTGTATCTGGCTTAGAAGAAGATGATTTTGAATCTTTCCTCTCTTACATTAACTCCTCAAA CTCTCCAGAAGCGGCTGTTCTTAAAAGTGAGACAATCTTTAATCAGACAGCTCCGAAAGTTCTTTCCTTCTCTTCTCGCGGTCCAAACATCATCGTTCCTGATATTCTCAAg CCGGATATAACAGCACCGGGACTGGAGATTGTGGCTGCAAATTCACTTAAGGCATTACCGTTTTATGACGACACCACACATGTGAAATACTCTGTTGAATCAGGAACTTCAATGTCTTGTCCACACGTCGCAGGAGTAGCTGCCTACGTCAAGACGTTTCATCCCGAATGGTCTCCTTCCATGATTAAATCTGCCCTTATGACAACAG CTTGGTCGATGAACGCTACACAAACTGATTATGCATCAACCGAGTTTGCTTATGGATCTGGCCATGTAGATCCAATAGCTGCTTCTAATCCAGGACTCGTCTACGATATAACCAAAGCAGACTACATGGCTTTCCTATGCGGCATGAACTACAATGCGACTACAGTGAAACTCATCTCCGGGGAAGCCGTCACTTGCACTGAAAAGATCTTACCTCGAGATCTCAACTATCCATCAATGTCGGCTAAATTGTCGGGATCTAATGTCTCCTTCACCGTCACTTTCAAGAGAACCGTTACTAACGTCGGTGGCTCCAACTCTACATACAAATCAAAAGTTGTTTTAACTCACGGAGCCAAGCTAAACGTCATGGTCTCGCCTCGTGTTCTATATATGAAGTCTATGAACGAAAAGCAGTCTTTCACTGTGACTGTTTCTGGCCGCGGTCTTGACCCAAAGATGCCTTCCTCTGCAAGTCTAATCTGGTCTGATAGGACTCATAATGCAAGAAGCCCCATTGTTATTTATGCTGGTATCTTCCGATCATAA
- the LOC103856649 gene encoding elongin-C, with protein MRETVKLISMEGFEFIIDREAAMVSQTIRSMLTSPGGFSESKDGVVTFPDISTTILEKICQYFYWSLQYSRGKETEFHIEPELTLELMMAANYLHT; from the exons atGAGAGAGACGGTGAAGTTAATAAGCATGGAAGGTTTCGAGTTCATCATCGACAGGGAAGCCGCCATGGTTTCTCAGACCATCCGGAGCATGCTCACTTCTCCAG GTGGCTTCTCGGAATCGAAAGATGGTGTCGTGACTTTCCCTGATATTAGCACCACCATTCTAGAGAAGATCTGCCAGTACTTTTATTGGTCTCTACAATACTCCAG AGGCAAGGAGACGGAGTTCCACATCGAGCCTGAACTGACTCTGGAGCTAATGATGGCTGCTAATTATCTTCACACTTGA
- the LOC103856650 gene encoding serine/threonine-protein phosphatase PP1 isozyme 2 — protein sequence MAQGSIDPAVLDDIIRRLLDYRNPKPGTKQVMLNESEIRQLCLVSREIFLQQPNLLELEAPIKICGDIHGQYSDLLRLFEYGGFPPTANYLFLGDYVDRGKQSLETICLLLAYKIKYPENFFLLRGNHECASINRIYGFYDECKRRFSVRLWKVFTDSFNCLPVAAVIDDKILCMHGGLSPDLTNVEQIKTIKRPTDVPDTGLLCDLLWSDPSKDVKGWGMNDRGVSYTFGPDKVAEFLIKNDMDLICRAHQVVEDGYEFFADRQLVTIFSAPNYCGEFDNAGAMMSVDESLMCSFQILKPADRRPRFL from the exons ATGGCGCAGGGAAGCATAGACCCTGCCGTTCTCGACGACATCATTCGTCGTCTGTTGGATTACAGAAACCCCAAGCCTGGAACCAAACAGGTCATGCTCAACGAGTCTGAGATCCGTCAGCTTTGTCTCGTCTCCAGAGAGATTTTCCTTCAACAGCCTAACCTCCTTGAGCTCGAAGCTCCCATCAAGATCTGCG GTGATATTCACGGACAGTACTCAGATCTACTGAGGCTGTTTGAGTACGGAGGCTTCCCTCCTACAGCTAACTATCTGTTCCTAGGAGACTACGTGGACCGCGGGAAGCAGAGCTTGGAGACGATCTGTCTCCTCCTCGCCTACAAAATCAAATACCCTGAGAACTTCTTTCTCCTAAGAGGAAACCACGAGTGTGCTTCCATCAACAGAATCTACGGATTCTACGACGAATGTAAACGCAGGTTCAGCGTCAGACTCTGGAAAGTGTTTACAGATTCTTTCAACTGCCTCCCTGTGGCTGCTGTAATAGACGACAAGATATTGTGTATGCACGGTGGCCTTTCTCCCGATTTGACCAACGTGGAGCAGATTAAGACCATCAAGCGACCTACCGATGTTCCGGACACCGGTTTGCTATGTGATCTGCTTTGGTCTGATCCGAGCAAAGATGTCAAAGGCTGGGGGATGAACGACCGTGGTGTCTCTTACACGTTTGGGCCTGACAAAGTTGCTGAGTTTCTGATCAAGAACGATATGGATCTCATCTGTCGTGCCCACCAG gTTGTAGAGGATGGGTATGAGTTCTTTGCCGATAGACAGCTTGTTACTATATTCTCGGCTCCAAACTACTGTGGTGAATTTGACAATGCTGGTGCAATGATGAGTGTTGATGAGAGTTTAATGTGCTCTTTCCAAATTCTTAAGCCTGCGGATCGGAGGCCCCGGTTCTTATGA